A window from Gemmatimonadota bacterium encodes these proteins:
- a CDS encoding alpha/beta hydrolase has product MTEDKTWIVPDPHASCEVRLDDETVTVLRRHGNPQGPRLVLSHGNGLAIDLYYPFWSLLTDDYDLILYDQRNHGWNTVGDQQKHDVPTLIHDQRLILEAIDDQFGQKPKVGVYHSVAALITLLSISTFKDLMSSGPAIDFSGLVLFDPPLCKPGVSQVEFDAAAEQVAAATRRRGHLFQTEEDFVELLSYSPGFVRVVPGVRELMAKTTLRQTDSGDGFELRCPREYEAQIIDYSRSYSVLVDFDELDCPTKVIGADPTLPYSYLPTLDLRDMVTVDYDFLPETTHFFPLEQPEECVSLLRDFLVSNRLLHSA; this is encoded by the coding sequence ATGACTGAAGACAAAACCTGGATCGTACCCGATCCTCACGCATCGTGTGAAGTCCGCCTGGACGACGAGACCGTGACCGTGCTGCGCAGGCACGGGAATCCGCAAGGCCCGCGTCTCGTCCTGAGCCACGGCAACGGACTCGCCATAGACCTTTACTATCCCTTCTGGTCTCTCCTCACCGACGACTATGATCTGATCCTGTACGACCAGCGGAATCACGGCTGGAATACCGTCGGCGATCAGCAGAAACACGACGTGCCGACGTTGATCCACGACCAGCGCCTGATCCTCGAGGCCATCGACGATCAGTTCGGTCAAAAGCCGAAAGTCGGCGTCTACCACTCCGTCGCGGCATTGATCACCCTGCTGTCCATCTCGACCTTCAAGGATCTGATGTCGTCGGGCCCGGCGATCGATTTCTCCGGACTGGTCCTCTTCGATCCGCCCCTCTGCAAGCCGGGGGTCAGCCAGGTCGAATTCGACGCGGCCGCGGAACAGGTCGCCGCCGCCACGAGGCGACGCGGGCATTTGTTCCAGACGGAAGAGGACTTCGTGGAGCTTCTCAGCTACTCGCCAGGCTTCGTCCGCGTCGTCCCCGGGGTCCGCGAACTCATGGCGAAGACGACACTGCGGCAGACCGATAGCGGGGACGGTTTCGAACTGCGGTGTCCTCGGGAATACGAGGCCCAGATCATCGATTATTCGAGAAGCTATTCGGTGCTTGTGGATTTTGATGAACTCGACTGCCCGACGAAAGTCATCGGGGCGGACCCCACCCTCCCCTATTCCTACCTGCCCACCCTGGACCTGCGCGACATGGTGACAGTAGACTACGACTTCCTGCCCGAGACGACGCATTTCTTTCCCCTGGAACAGCCGGAGGAATGCGTATCGCTGCTCCGGGATTTTCTCGTAAGCAACCGCCTGTTGCATTCGGCCTGA
- a CDS encoding aminotransferase class III-fold pyridoxal phosphate-dependent enzyme, whose product MISASSAARRGPGNPPTRSGPRMVTDLRRDISPTGAGTTTMTMPGSRSPLSAISENRPRFSPEEAGELARSLYGVSGALRALPSERDQNYRVTAGNGEVFVLKISGAGERRGILDLQHAALEHLAAHFEGADWPRVCRTGDGEAITLVKGHGGRRHLVRMLTYVDGRPLCDVRPHGPGLLNHLGAFLGRLTRAFVDFSHEEKQQELIWNMDNGPDVVRRYAGLIPDAGRRDLVMGFCEAYERAVGPWLDTLPRQFIHNDANDQNVLVSLVSRIRRVRSEDPASSDLEVAGLIDFGDMVHSCALFEPAVAAAYVMLCKSEPLTAAAHVVAGYHAEHPLTELELKLLYHCAVMRLCMSVAISAHQQVAEPENAYLSVSEKHAWDLLEKLQDVPPSFAEYLFRDACGRPPCPQTPGIEAYLSSRRGTFAPVMGPDVDLSTALVFDLSVSSADRALLGGSIGVDDLAREVFRRMEETGAEAGIGRYDEARQVYTAGQFTLDSDEMPERRTIHLGMDVFLPAGSPVFAPMEGKVHSFRNNTQPLDYGPCIILEHAAEEREGTVEPEGTTGTAGSAPTFYTLYGHLSVESLNGLFEGKRIEKGERFATLGDPAVNGGWPPHLHFQVVTDLLGKKGDFPGVAGPGQRNVWRSLAPDPNAILGVPAGAFPPDQRTPREVLSSRRAHIGRSLSVSYRRPLKIVRGHMQYLYDDEGRAFLDAVNNVPHVGHSHPRVVAASHRQMAVLNTNTRYLHDNLVDYAERLCAKLPEPLRVCFFVNSGSEANDLALRLARTWSGQRDLLILDGAYHGNLTSLVDISPYKFDGPGGEGAPPHVHKVPLPDPYRGSYKGYSPETGARYADHVRERIDALAEQDRGISAFIAESLPGCGGQIVLPDGYFKEAFQHVREAGGLCIADEVQVGFGRVGSHFWGFETQGAGPDIVTLGKPIGNGHPLGAVVTTPEIAGAFDNGMEYFNTFGGNPVSCAIGLAVLDVIEEEGLQANALEVGGYLLEGLCALAPDHPIIGDVRGMGLYVGVELVLDRDTLEPGGLQASYVANRMRDHGVLISTDGPLHNVLKIKPPLVFTRENADYLLHCLGKVLEENYLRYPG is encoded by the coding sequence ATGATTTCCGCCTCATCGGCGGCCAGGCGTGGCCCTGGAAATCCACCAACCAGATCGGGCCCTCGTATGGTTACGGACTTACGGAGGGATATCTCCCCGACTGGCGCGGGAACAACGACGATGACTATGCCCGGTAGCAGGTCCCCTTTGTCCGCCATCTCCGAAAACCGGCCCCGTTTCAGTCCTGAAGAGGCCGGCGAACTCGCCCGTTCCCTGTATGGCGTTTCCGGCGCGCTGCGCGCGTTGCCAAGCGAGCGCGATCAGAACTACCGGGTGACCGCCGGCAACGGGGAGGTGTTCGTCCTCAAGATCTCCGGCGCCGGCGAGCGGCGCGGCATTCTCGACCTTCAGCACGCCGCCCTGGAACACCTGGCCGCACACTTCGAAGGCGCCGACTGGCCGCGGGTATGCCGCACAGGGGACGGCGAGGCCATCACTTTGGTCAAAGGACACGGCGGACGCCGTCACCTGGTCCGGATGCTGACCTACGTCGACGGACGGCCCCTCTGCGACGTCAGGCCGCACGGTCCCGGTCTGCTGAACCACCTCGGCGCCTTCCTCGGACGGCTGACCCGCGCTTTCGTCGATTTCTCCCACGAGGAAAAGCAACAGGAGCTCATCTGGAACATGGACAACGGCCCGGACGTCGTGCGACGGTACGCCGGCCTGATCCCCGACGCCGGCCGGCGCGACCTGGTCATGGGTTTCTGCGAAGCGTACGAAAGAGCCGTAGGACCCTGGCTCGACACCCTGCCGCGTCAGTTCATCCACAACGACGCCAACGACCAGAATGTCCTGGTCAGTCTGGTCAGCCGGATTCGCCGGGTCCGCTCCGAAGACCCGGCTTCGAGCGATCTGGAAGTGGCCGGACTGATCGACTTCGGCGACATGGTGCATTCCTGCGCGCTCTTCGAACCGGCCGTGGCCGCCGCCTATGTCATGCTCTGCAAGTCAGAACCCCTCACGGCAGCCGCCCACGTCGTGGCCGGGTACCACGCCGAGCACCCGTTGACGGAACTGGAACTGAAGCTGTTGTACCACTGCGCCGTGATGCGGCTCTGTATGAGCGTGGCCATCTCGGCCCACCAGCAGGTTGCCGAACCGGAGAACGCCTACCTGTCCGTCAGCGAGAAGCACGCCTGGGACCTCCTCGAAAAACTCCAGGACGTCCCCCCATCCTTCGCGGAATACCTGTTCCGGGACGCTTGCGGACGGCCGCCCTGTCCGCAGACCCCGGGCATCGAAGCGTACCTTTCATCGAGGCGCGGCACTTTCGCACCGGTCATGGGTCCCGATGTGGACCTCTCCACCGCCCTGGTATTCGATCTCAGCGTGAGCAGCGCTGACCGGGCCCTGCTGGGAGGTTCCATCGGCGTGGACGACCTTGCCAGGGAGGTTTTCCGGCGCATGGAGGAAACCGGGGCCGAGGCGGGGATCGGCCGGTACGACGAGGCACGCCAGGTCTACACCGCCGGGCAGTTCACCCTGGATTCCGATGAAATGCCGGAACGCCGGACCATCCACCTGGGCATGGATGTCTTCCTGCCCGCCGGATCGCCGGTCTTCGCGCCGATGGAGGGAAAGGTCCACAGCTTCAGGAACAACACGCAGCCGCTGGACTACGGCCCCTGCATCATACTGGAACATGCTGCGGAAGAACGGGAAGGGACGGTGGAACCGGAAGGCACGACCGGCACGGCCGGTTCGGCGCCGACGTTCTACACGCTGTACGGGCATCTGAGCGTCGAATCGCTCAACGGACTTTTCGAAGGCAAGCGGATCGAAAAAGGTGAAAGGTTCGCAACGCTCGGCGACCCGGCGGTAAACGGCGGGTGGCCGCCCCACCTGCATTTTCAAGTCGTCACCGATTTGCTGGGCAAGAAGGGGGATTTCCCAGGTGTGGCGGGCCCCGGACAACGCAACGTCTGGCGAAGCCTGGCCCCGGACCCGAATGCCATACTCGGCGTGCCCGCCGGGGCGTTCCCGCCGGACCAGCGGACGCCGCGGGAGGTCCTGTCGTCCCGCCGCGCGCACATCGGCAGGTCCTTGAGCGTCTCCTACCGGCGTCCCCTGAAGATCGTCCGGGGCCACATGCAGTACCTTTACGACGATGAGGGCCGCGCCTTCCTCGACGCCGTGAACAACGTGCCCCACGTGGGACACAGCCATCCCCGGGTGGTCGCCGCGAGCCACCGCCAGATGGCCGTGCTGAACACCAATACCCGCTACCTGCACGACAACCTCGTGGACTATGCCGAACGCCTCTGCGCGAAGCTGCCCGAACCGCTCCGCGTGTGTTTCTTCGTGAATTCCGGTAGCGAGGCCAACGACCTCGCCCTCCGCCTGGCGCGGACCTGGTCCGGACAGCGGGACCTGCTCATCCTCGACGGCGCCTACCACGGCAACCTGACGTCCCTGGTCGACATCAGTCCGTACAAGTTCGACGGTCCGGGCGGCGAAGGCGCGCCGCCCCATGTCCACAAGGTGCCGCTGCCCGACCCCTACCGCGGGTCGTACAAGGGCTATTCGCCGGAAACAGGCGCGCGGTATGCCGACCACGTACGCGAACGGATCGATGCGCTCGCGGAACAGGACCGCGGCATCAGCGCCTTCATCGCCGAGTCCCTGCCCGGTTGCGGCGGGCAGATCGTACTGCCGGACGGCTATTTCAAAGAGGCATTCCAACACGTGCGCGAAGCGGGCGGCCTGTGCATCGCCGACGAGGTGCAGGTGGGATTCGGACGCGTGGGTTCGCACTTCTGGGGATTCGAGACCCAGGGCGCGGGTCCGGACATCGTTACCCTGGGGAAGCCCATCGGGAACGGCCACCCGCTGGGCGCGGTCGTGACCACACCCGAGATCGCGGGCGCTTTCGACAACGGCATGGAGTATTTCAACACCTTCGGCGGGAACCCGGTCTCCTGCGCCATCGGCCTGGCAGTGCTGGATGTCATCGAGGAAGAAGGACTCCAGGCCAATGCCCTGGAGGTGGGCGGCTACCTGCTGGAAGGGCTTTGCGCCCTGGCGCCGGACCACCCGATCATCGGCGACGTCCGCGGCATGGGGCTCTACGTGGGCGTGGAACTCGTGCTGGACCGCGACACGCTGGAACCGGGCGGCCTCCAGGCCTCGTACGTGGCCAACCGAATGCGGGACCACGGGGTGCTGATCAGCACCGACGGTCCCCTGCACAACGTGCTGAAGATCAAGCCTCCCCTGGTCTTCACCCGGGAGAACGCCGACTATCTCCTGCACTGTCTCGGCAAGGTGCTGGAGGAGAACTACCTGCGGTACCCGGGCTGA
- a CDS encoding phytanoyl-CoA dioxygenase family protein yields MQYDASRRTFDCEPTLTDSDVLRFCREGYLHFEGVVPDEINRRTRDYLDGKIPANPSYMPSGMTEDDLVRIRNSHEPSSILLEDWFIEHVLLNPVLAGALRSLLGRHVGLPVLVSDHRVACPEGPQGWHHDADHLFGPEVHFVEVFYFPQDTPDEMGPTEVTPGSHIRTTRRTQEENGVLCSGPAGTIGLHSQSILHRRGASTATGMRHMLKYSYWRTVPPARDWIAEPDFDFRHADYGGHGSARYVAHMFYWLCGKGHDFRLIGGQAWPWKSTNQIGPSYGYGLTEGYLPDWRGNNDDDYAR; encoded by the coding sequence ATGCAGTACGATGCATCCCGGCGGACTTTCGACTGCGAGCCCACGCTCACGGACTCGGACGTACTGCGCTTCTGCCGGGAAGGATACCTGCATTTCGAGGGCGTCGTCCCCGACGAGATCAACCGGCGGACGCGCGATTACCTGGACGGGAAGATCCCCGCCAATCCGAGCTACATGCCCTCCGGCATGACCGAAGACGACCTGGTCCGTATCCGGAATTCCCATGAACCGAGTTCGATCCTGCTCGAAGACTGGTTCATCGAGCACGTCCTGCTCAACCCCGTGCTGGCGGGTGCGCTTCGCTCGCTCCTCGGCCGTCACGTGGGCTTGCCGGTGCTGGTCAGCGACCACCGGGTCGCATGCCCGGAAGGCCCGCAGGGGTGGCATCACGACGCCGATCACCTCTTCGGACCGGAGGTCCATTTCGTCGAGGTGTTCTATTTCCCCCAGGACACCCCCGATGAGATGGGACCCACCGAAGTCACGCCCGGCTCCCACATCCGCACGACCCGGCGAACGCAGGAGGAGAACGGCGTCTTGTGTTCGGGTCCCGCCGGCACCATCGGCCTGCATTCGCAGAGCATCCTCCATCGCCGCGGCGCGTCCACGGCAACCGGCATGCGGCACATGCTGAAGTACAGCTACTGGCGCACGGTGCCTCCGGCGCGGGACTGGATCGCCGAACCGGATTTCGACTTCAGGCACGCCGATTACGGGGGACACGGATCCGCCCGTTACGTGGCCCACATGTTCTACTGGCTCTGCGGAAAAGGCCATGATTTCCGCCTCATCGGCGGCCAGGCGTGGCCCTGGAAATCCACCAACCAGATCGGGCCCTCGTATGGTTACGGACTTACGGAGGGATATCTCCCCGACTGGCGCGGGAACAACGACGATGACTATGCCCGGTAG
- a CDS encoding aldehyde dehydrogenase family protein, with protein MKALLEKLNIEALNAGACTGMDGWIHGEGPILTSYNPTTGDPIAGVRQATPEVYDRVIEHARATFDTWRALPAPKRGDMVRDLGNILRAYKEPLGELVSLEMGKIRVEGMGEVQEMIDICDFSVGLSRQLYGLTIASERPSHRMSEQWHPLGVIGIITAFNFPVAVWSWNASLASVCGDVTVWKPSGQTPLTAVATQHLCNRVMADHGVDGVFNLAIGRGSDVGNLILDDERIPLVSFTGSTATGKTVAARVASRFGRSILELGGNNAIVITEHADLELAVPGIVFGAVGTAGQRCTSTRRIIGHRSLTTKLIDRLARAYAQVPMGDPIDDGTLMGPLVTADAVDDMMQAIEQAKAEGGEVVTGGKHRPDLGPHFVEPTIIRMPAQSDIVKQETFAPILYILEYETMDEAIDLHNDVPQGLSSAIFTDSLREAERFLSATGSDCGIANVNIGTSGAEIGGAFGGEKETGGGRESGSDAWKAYMRRQTNTVNWSTDLPLAQGIEFDTGVSDDD; from the coding sequence ATGAAGGCACTGCTTGAAAAACTGAACATCGAAGCCTTGAACGCCGGGGCCTGTACGGGGATGGACGGCTGGATACACGGGGAGGGACCGATCCTGACGTCGTACAACCCGACGACCGGCGATCCGATCGCGGGCGTTCGGCAGGCGACGCCCGAGGTCTATGACCGGGTGATCGAACACGCCCGCGCCACCTTCGATACCTGGCGAGCGCTGCCCGCGCCGAAGCGGGGCGACATGGTCAGGGACCTGGGCAACATCCTGCGGGCGTACAAGGAACCGCTGGGTGAACTCGTCTCCCTGGAGATGGGCAAGATCCGCGTGGAGGGCATGGGCGAAGTCCAGGAGATGATCGACATCTGCGATTTCTCCGTCGGCCTTTCCCGCCAGTTGTATGGACTGACCATCGCGAGCGAGCGGCCGAGTCACCGCATGAGCGAGCAGTGGCACCCCCTGGGCGTGATCGGCATCATCACCGCCTTCAATTTCCCCGTGGCCGTCTGGTCGTGGAACGCTTCCCTGGCCTCGGTGTGCGGCGACGTCACCGTATGGAAGCCGAGCGGGCAGACGCCGCTGACGGCCGTGGCCACGCAGCACCTGTGCAACCGGGTCATGGCCGACCACGGGGTGGACGGCGTGTTCAACCTGGCCATCGGCCGCGGCAGCGACGTGGGCAATCTCATCCTAGATGACGAACGCATACCGCTCGTTTCCTTCACGGGTTCGACCGCGACGGGAAAGACCGTGGCCGCACGGGTCGCTTCCCGGTTCGGCCGCAGCATACTCGAACTGGGCGGCAACAACGCGATCGTCATCACCGAGCACGCCGATCTCGAACTCGCCGTGCCCGGCATCGTCTTCGGCGCCGTGGGTACGGCGGGACAACGGTGCACCTCGACGCGTCGCATCATCGGGCACAGGAGCTTGACGACGAAGCTGATCGATCGATTGGCCCGCGCCTACGCGCAGGTGCCGATGGGAGATCCCATCGACGACGGCACGCTCATGGGACCGCTGGTCACGGCCGACGCCGTAGACGACATGATGCAGGCCATCGAGCAGGCGAAGGCCGAGGGCGGCGAGGTGGTCACCGGGGGGAAACACCGTCCGGACCTGGGACCGCACTTTGTCGAACCGACCATCATCCGCATGCCCGCCCAGTCGGACATCGTGAAACAGGAGACCTTCGCGCCGATCCTTTATATCCTGGAATATGAGACCATGGACGAGGCCATAGACCTCCACAACGACGTGCCCCAGGGGCTTTCCAGCGCCATCTTCACCGACAGCCTGCGCGAGGCGGAACGCTTTCTCTCCGCAACGGGATCGGACTGCGGCATCGCGAACGTGAACATCGGCACGTCGGGCGCCGAGATCGGCGGGGCCTTCGGGGGCGAGAAGGAGACGGGCGGCGGCCGGGAATCGGGCTCGGACGCCTGGAAAGCCTACATGCGCCGCCAGACCAATACCGTCAACTGGTCCACCGATCTCCCGCTGGCCCAGGGGATCGAGTTCGACACCGGCGTATCGGACGACGACTGA
- a CDS encoding aminotransferase class V-fold PLP-dependent enzyme, producing MGIYEDIGVRPVINAIGTATRYGGALLDPEIMETMRVASREFCILDELHEKAGEKVARMLGVEAAYVTASAACGLVITTASCMTGTDPERIRQLPDTTGMRDEVVVQKTHRIAYDQAIRLTGAKLIELDDSDGPPVEAMRAAIGDGTRTAAVFYLGKNFRDDNAVPLEQAVAMAHAVDVPVIVDAASECPPVSTLTRFTEAGADLVIFSGGKSLQGPQSTGLIIGRRDLISACAVNGTPFATVGRPMKVSREEIFAFIKALEIYLNRDHASDAAAWEEKVRYIEGELGGIPHVTLSRLDPEETYAVPQLKVTIGPEAGLTGDDAVKTLLDGHPRIIVQERGEDGFSINPHNLQDGQERIVAERCREVLTTG from the coding sequence ATGGGCATCTATGAAGACATCGGCGTGCGTCCGGTCATCAACGCCATCGGTACGGCCACGCGTTACGGGGGCGCCCTTCTGGATCCGGAAATCATGGAGACCATGCGCGTGGCTTCCCGCGAGTTTTGTATCCTGGACGAACTGCACGAGAAAGCCGGGGAGAAGGTCGCCCGAATGCTCGGCGTGGAAGCGGCCTACGTCACCGCCAGCGCCGCCTGCGGCCTGGTCATCACCACGGCGTCCTGCATGACCGGGACCGACCCGGAGCGGATCCGCCAGCTACCGGACACGACCGGGATGCGAGACGAAGTGGTCGTCCAGAAAACGCATCGGATCGCTTACGACCAGGCCATCCGGCTGACCGGCGCGAAACTGATCGAGCTGGACGACTCGGACGGTCCGCCCGTAGAGGCCATGCGGGCGGCCATCGGCGACGGCACGCGCACGGCGGCGGTCTTCTACCTGGGCAAGAACTTCAGGGACGACAACGCCGTCCCCCTGGAACAGGCCGTGGCCATGGCCCATGCCGTCGACGTGCCCGTCATCGTCGACGCCGCCTCGGAATGTCCGCCGGTGTCCACGCTGACCCGGTTCACGGAAGCCGGCGCCGACCTGGTCATATTCAGCGGCGGCAAGAGTCTCCAGGGTCCCCAGTCGACCGGCCTCATTATCGGGCGGAGGGACCTGATCAGTGCCTGCGCGGTGAACGGGACGCCCTTCGCCACGGTCGGCCGGCCGATGAAGGTCAGCCGGGAGGAAATCTTCGCGTTCATCAAGGCCCTCGAGATCTATCTGAACCGGGACCACGCGTCGGACGCGGCGGCCTGGGAAGAAAAGGTGCGGTACATCGAAGGGGAACTGGGCGGAATACCCCACGTCACCCTCAGCCGGCTCGATCCGGAGGAAACCTACGCCGTGCCCCAGCTCAAAGTCACCATCGGCCCGGAAGCCGGTCTGACCGGGGATGACGCGGTGAAGACCCTGCTTGACGGCCATCCCAGGATCATCGTGCAGGAACGGGGCGAGGATGGATTCTCCATCAACCCCCACAACCTGCAGGACGGACAGGAGCGGATCGTGGCCGAACGGTGCCGGGAGGTGCTTACGACAGGGTAG